One genomic region from Frateuria soli encodes:
- the eda gene encoding bifunctional 4-hydroxy-2-oxoglutarate aldolase/2-dehydro-3-deoxy-phosphogluconate aldolase: MLDARQNDIASTMRLAPVIPVVVIEDARAAVPMARALVAGGVPAIEVTLRTAAALDAVRAIAAEVEGAVVGVGTVLGEADLRAAHRAGARFAVSPGATPRLLDAAEDVPLPLLPGAATASEAMALLERGYRHLKFFPAVPAGGARLLAAWAGPLPQLRFCPTGGISAASAGEFLALPNVLCVGGSWLTPADKLATGDWAGIEALARAAARLGT, from the coding sequence ATGTTGGACGCCCGACAGAATGACATCGCCAGCACGATGCGCCTGGCACCGGTGATCCCGGTGGTGGTGATAGAGGACGCTCGCGCCGCCGTGCCGATGGCGCGGGCGCTGGTCGCCGGCGGCGTGCCCGCGATCGAGGTGACCCTGCGCACCGCCGCTGCGCTCGACGCCGTGCGGGCGATCGCCGCCGAGGTCGAGGGCGCGGTGGTCGGCGTGGGCACGGTGCTGGGCGAGGCCGATCTGCGCGCGGCGCACCGGGCCGGTGCACGCTTCGCCGTGTCGCCCGGCGCGACGCCGCGTTTGCTCGACGCTGCCGAAGACGTTCCGCTGCCCCTGCTTCCCGGCGCCGCCACCGCCAGCGAGGCGATGGCGCTGCTGGAACGCGGCTACCGCCATCTGAAGTTCTTTCCCGCCGTGCCGGCGGGTGGGGCCAGGTTGCTGGCCGCGTGGGCCGGTCCGCTGCCGCAGCTGCGCTTCTGCCCTACCGGCGGCATCAGCGCCGCCAGCGCCGGCGAATTCCTGGCGCTGCCCAACGTGCTCTGCGTGGGCGGCTCCTGGCTTACCCCGGCGGACAAGCTCGCCACTGGCGACTGGGCCGGCATCGAAGCGCTGGCGCGCGCCGCGGCACGTCTCGGGACCTGA
- a CDS encoding DUF1272 domain-containing protein, whose product MLELRPTCEHCNKPLPPASTEARICSFECTFCRDCVEGALQGVCPNCGGGFVPRPVRPVHDWKNGNFLGRHPATARITHKPVDAVAHRELVGRVGAIAPHAR is encoded by the coding sequence ATGCTCGAACTGCGCCCCACCTGCGAACACTGCAACAAGCCGCTGCCGCCCGCGTCGACCGAGGCACGCATCTGCTCGTTCGAATGCACCTTCTGCCGCGACTGCGTCGAGGGCGCGCTGCAGGGCGTGTGCCCCAATTGCGGCGGCGGCTTCGTGCCGCGGCCGGTGCGGCCGGTGCATGACTGGAAGAACGGCAACTTCCTAGGTCGTCATCCGGCCACGGCCAGGATCACGCACAAGCCGGTGGACGCGGTGGCGCACCGTGAACTGGTCGGCCGCGTGGGAGCCATTGCGCCGCACGCGCGCTGA
- a CDS encoding EamA/RhaT family transporter, with amino-acid sequence MPFLLAAALCSVLVSVLLKLARRLDVDVGQAIAWNYVVAAAASAVVFAPPPSALHAASTAWPALLGLGLLLPTIFLALAGSVRHAGIVRSEVAQRLSLLISLLAAFFLFGEPLSAAKGWGMAAGLAALTGLVWRPASGGGASGGTGRWVYPLLVFTGFGVIDVLFKRVAAAGVPLGAALLVMFMLALLVSLVLQGWRLARGTVSPGVRSLAAGLQLGLLNFGNILLYLRAHQTLPGRPALVFAGMNLGVVALGSLAGMVVFRERLSRVNLAGLGLAVLAIALLARG; translated from the coding sequence ATGCCCTTCCTCCTGGCCGCCGCGCTGTGCAGCGTGCTGGTTTCGGTGTTGCTCAAGCTCGCCCGGCGGCTGGATGTGGACGTGGGCCAGGCGATCGCGTGGAACTACGTGGTCGCCGCCGCGGCGAGCGCGGTAGTGTTCGCACCGCCGCCATCGGCGTTGCATGCGGCCTCCACCGCATGGCCGGCACTGCTGGGCCTGGGCCTGTTGCTGCCGACCATCTTCCTGGCCCTGGCCGGGTCGGTGCGCCACGCCGGCATCGTCCGCTCGGAAGTGGCGCAGCGGCTGTCGCTGCTGATCTCCCTGCTGGCGGCGTTCTTCCTGTTCGGTGAGCCGCTGAGCGCCGCCAAGGGCTGGGGCATGGCGGCTGGACTGGCGGCGCTGACGGGCCTCGTGTGGCGACCGGCCAGCGGCGGCGGGGCGTCCGGCGGCACCGGCCGGTGGGTCTATCCGTTGCTGGTGTTCACGGGCTTCGGCGTGATCGACGTGCTGTTCAAGCGCGTGGCCGCAGCCGGCGTGCCGCTGGGCGCGGCGCTGCTGGTCATGTTCATGCTCGCCCTGCTGGTTTCGCTCGTGCTGCAGGGCTGGCGCCTGGCGCGCGGGACGGTGAGTCCGGGCGTCCGCAGCCTCGCCGCGGGGCTGCAGCTTGGCCTGCTCAACTTCGGCAACATCCTGCTTTACCTGCGCGCGCACCAGACCTTGCCGGGACGGCCGGCGCTGGTGTTCGCGGGCATGAATCTGGGCGTGGTGGCGCTCGGATCGCTGGCGGGCATGGTGGTTTTTCGCGAGCGGCTTTCCCGCGTCAACCTAGCGGGCCTGGGCCTGGCCGTGCTGGCGATTGCCCTGCTGGCCCGGGGCTGA